A single window of Zea mays cultivar B73 chromosome 10, Zm-B73-REFERENCE-NAM-5.0, whole genome shotgun sequence DNA harbors:
- the LOC100384031 gene encoding putative disease resistance protein RGA1 isoform X1 translates to MADLALVGLRWAASPIVKELLTKASAYLSVDMVREIERLQDTVLPQFELVIQAAQKSPHRGKLESWLRRLKEAFYDAEDLLDEHEYNVLKAKAKSGKGPLLREDESSSTATTVMKPFHSAMNRARNLLPGNRRLISKMNELKAILTEAKQLRDLLGLPHGNTTEWPAAAPTHVPTTTSLPTSKVFGRNSDRDRIVKFLLGKTTTAEASSTKYSGLAIVGLGGMGKSTLAQYVYNDKRIEECFDVRIWICISRKLDVHRHTREIIESAKKGECPRVDNLDTLQCKLRDILQESQKFLLVLDDVWFEKSHNETEWELFLAPLVSKQSGSKVLVTSRSETLPAAICCEQEHVIHLENMDDTEFLALFKHHAFSGAEIKDQLLRMKLQDTAEEIAKRLGQCPLAAKVLGSRMCRRKDIAEWKAALKLGDLSDPFTSLLWSYEKLDPCLQRCFLYCSLFPKGHGYRPEELVHLWVAEGFIGSCNLSRRTLEEVGMDYFNDMVSVSFFQRYGWYYVMHDILHDFAESLSREDCFRLEDDNVTEIPCTVRHLSVRVESMQKHKEIIYKLHHLRTVICIDSLMDNASIIFDQMLWNLKKLRVLSLSFHNSNKLPKSVGELKHLRYLDLNRTSVFELPRSLCALWHLQLLQLNGMVERLPNKVCNLSKLRYLRGYKDQIPNIGKLTSLQQIYDFSVQKKQGYELRQLKDLNELGGSLHVQNLENVIGKDEALASKLYLKSRLKELILEWSSENGMDAMNILHLDVLEGLRPPPQLSKLTIEGYRSDTYPGWLLERSYFENLESFELSNCSLLEGLPPDTELVRNCSRLRINIVPNLKELSNLPVGLTDLSIDYCPLLMFITNNELGQHDLRENIIMKADDLASKLALTWEVDSGKVRRVLSKDYSSLKQLMTLMMDDDISKHLQIIESGLEEREDKVWMKENIIKAWLFCHEQRIRFIYGRTMDMPLVLPSRLCELSLSSCSITDEALAICLGGLTSLSNLKLKYNMALTTLPSEKVFEHLTKLDTLVVTGCLCLKSMGGLRAAPSLSFFYCSDCPFLELARGAELMPLNLDGDLHIRGCILAADSFINGLPHLKHLSFDVCRSSPSLSIGHLTSLESLRLNGLPDLYSVEGLSALHLKYLTLQDVANHTVKCISQFRVQESLTVSTSVLLNHMLMAEGFTVPPNLDLSYCKEPSVSFEEPANLSSVKCLGFWYCKTESLPRNLKSLSSLESLSIGCCPNIASLPDMPSSLQRISIVNCPVLKKNCQEPDGESWPKISHLRRTHINC, encoded by the coding sequence ATGGCGGACTTGGCGCTAGTTGGCTTAAGGTGGGCAGCATCGCCGATTGTCAAGGAGCTTCTTACTAAAGCTTCAGCTTACCTCAGTGTGGACATGGTGCGTGAGATCGAACGACTACAAGACACTGTCCTGCCACAGTTCGAGTTGGTGATTCAAGCGGCCCAGAAGAGCCCCCATAGGGGCAAGCTGGAATCCTGGCTTCGGCGTCTCAAAGAAGCCTTCTATGATGCCGAGGACCTGCTGGACGAGCATGAGTACAACGTCCTTAAGGCCAAGGCCAAGAGCGGAAAAGGTCCCCTGCTCCGAGAGGATGAAAGCTCCTCCACTGCAACCACTGTCATGAAGCCTTTTCATTCTGCTATGAACAGGGCACGCAACTTGCTCCCTGGGAACAGAAGGCTAATTAGCAAGATGAACGAGCTCAAAGCTATTCTGACAGAAGCCAAGCAGCTTCGAGATCTTCTTGGCTTGCCACATGGCAATACTACCGAGTGGCCAGCTGCAGCACCTACCCATGttcccacaactacatcacttcccacttccaaggttttcgGTCGCAACAGCGATCGTGATCGCATAGTAAAATTTCTTCTCGGCAAGACAACAACTGCTGAGGCAAGCTCAACTAAGTACTCCGGTTTGGCCATTGTTGGATTGGGAGGAATGGGTAAGTCTACCTTAGCACAATATGTCTATAATGACAAGAGGATTGAAGAATGCTTTGATGTCAGGATATGGATCTGTATCTCGCGCAAACTTGATGTGCATCGTCACACAAGGGAGATCATTGAGTCCGCAAAAAAGGGGGAGTGCCCACGTGTTGATAATCTCGATACTCTCCAGTGCAAATTACGTGATATACTACAAGAGTCACAGAAATTCCTGCTTGTCTTGGATGATGTTTGGTTTGAAAAATCTCAtaatgagacagagtgggagttatTCCTTGCTCCATTAGTCTCTAAACAGTCAGGGAGCAAAGTTTTGGTGACTTCTCGAAGTGAAACACTTCCGGCCGCTATTTGTTGTGAACAAGAACATGTCATTCATTTGGAAAACATGGATGAtactgagtttttggctcttTTTAAACACCATGCTTTCTCTGGAGCAGAAATCAAAGACCAACTGTTACGCATGAAGCTGCAAGACACTGCAGAGGAGATTGCTAAAAGGCTTGGACAATGCCCTTTGGCAGCAAAAGTTCTTGGTTCCCGAATGTGCAGGAGAAAGGATATTGCTGAGTGGAAAGCTGCTCTAAAGCTTGGAGATTTAAGTGATCCCTTCACATCTTTGTTATGGAGCTACGAAAAGTTAGATCCATGTCTGCAAAGGTGCTTCTTGTATTGCAGCTTGTTTCCAAAAGGTCACGGATATAGACCTGAAGAGTTGGTTCACCTCTGGGTGGCAGAAGGATTTATTGGTTCATGCAATTTGAGTAGGAGAACGTTAGAAGAGGTTGGGATGGATTACTTCAATGATATGGTCTCTGTATCTTTCTTCCAAAGGTACGGTTGGTACTATGTCATGCATGATATCCTTCATGATTTTGCAGAGTCACTCTCTAGAGAAGACTGCTTTAGATTAGAAGATGATAATGTGACAGAGATACCATGCACTGTTCGACATCTATCTGTTCGTGTTGAAAGTATGCAAAAGCATAAGGAAATTATCTACAAGCTACATCATTTACGCACTGTTATCTGCATCGATTCACTAATGGATAATGCAAGTATTATTTTTGATCAGATGCTGTGGAACTTGAAGAAGTTGCGTGTATTGTCTTTGTCATTTCACAACAGCAACAAGTTACCTAAATCTGTTGGTGAGCTGAAGCACCTTCGGTATTTGGACCTCAACAGAACATCAGTGTTTGAATTGCCTAGATCATTATGTGCTCTTTGGCACTTACAACTACTTCAGCTAAACGGCATGGTGGAGAGGTTGCCTAACAAAGTTTGCAATTTAAGTAAGTTACGGTATCTGCGAGGGTATAAGGACCAAATTCCCAACATTGGCAAGCTTACTTCTTTACAACAGATATATGACTTTTCTGTGCAAAAGAAGCAAGGATATGAGTTGCGACAGCTAAAGGACTTGAATGAGCTTGGCGGCAGTTTACATGTACAAAATCTTGAGAATGTCATTGGAAAGGATGAAGCCTTAGCGTCGAAGCTATATCTAAAAAGTCGCCTTAAAGAGTTGATACTTGAGTGGAGTTCTGAGAATGGCATGGATGCAATGAATATTCTGCATTTGGATGTTCTAGAGGGTCTGCGACCGCCACCCCAACTGAGTAAGCTCACAATCGAAGGTTACAGATCTGATACATATCCTGGGTGGTTACTAGAGCGATCCTATTTTGAGAATTTGGAAAGTTTTGAGCTTAGTAATTGCAGTTTGCTAGAAGGCCTACCACCAGATACAGAGCTCGTTCGGAATTGCTCTAGGTTGCGTATAAACATTGTTCCAAATTTGAAGGAACTATCTAATCTTCCAGTAGGCCTTACAGATTTATCAATTGATTATTGCCCACTGCTTATGTTTATCACCAACAATGAGCTAGGACAGCATGACTTGAgggaaaatataataatgaaggcaGACGACCTGGCATCTAAACTTGCATTGACGTGGGAGGTGGATTCAGGAAAAGTTAGGAGAGTACTGTCGAAAGACTATTCATCTCTGAAGCAATTGATGACATTGATGATGGATGATGATATATCAAAGCATCTTCAAATTATTGAAAGTGGTCTGGAAGAAAGAGAAGATAAAGTATGGATGAAAGAAAACATCATCAAGGCATGGCTCTTTTGCCATgagcagaggataagattcatttaTGGAAGGACCATGGACATGCCATTGGTTCTACCGTCAAGACTCTGTGAACTTTCTCTTTCTTCATGCAGTATTACAGATGAAGCTTTAGCTATTTGCCTTGGTGGCCTCACTTCACTGAGCAATTTAAAATTGAAATATAATATGGCATTAACTACACTTCCATCAGAAAAGGTGTTTGAGCATTTGACAAAGCTTGACACGTTGGTTGTAACAGGTTGTTTGTGTCTCAAATCAATGGGGGGCTTACGTGCTGCTCCATCTCTTTCCTTTTTTTACTGTTCGGATTGTCCTTTTTTAGAGCTAGCACGTGGAGCAGAACTAATGCCGTTGAACCTTGATGGAGACCTCCACATCCGTGGCTGCATTCTTGCAGCTGATTCGTTCATTAATGGCTTGCCACATCTGAAACATCTTTCCTTTGATGTCTGCAGAAGCTCCCCATCCTTATCGATTGGCCACCTGACCTCCCTTGAATCATTACGTCTAAATGGTCTCCCTGATCTTTACTCTGTTGAAGGCTTGTCTGCCCTGCACCTTAAGTACCTAACTCTACAAGATGTTGCAAACCACACTGTCAAGTGCATCTCACAGTTTCGTGTCCAGGAATCGCTCACGGTTAGTACCTCCGTATTGCTCAACCACATGCTCATGGCTGAAGGATTTACAGTCCCACCGAATCTTGATCTTTCATATTGCAAAGAACCGTCGGTTTCATTTGAAGAGCCTGCAAATCTCTCATCTGTCAAGTGCCTGGGATTTTGGTATTGCAAAACGGAGTCCCTACCAAGAAATCTAAAATCCCTCTCAAGTCTGGAGAGTCTTTCTATAGGGTGTTGCCCCAACATAGCATCTTTACCAGATATGCCGTCCTCCCTCCAGCGCATAAGTATAGTAAATTGCCCCGTCTTGAAGAAGAACTGCCAAGAACCTGATGGGGAAAGCTGGCCAAAGATTTCGCACCTTCGCCGGACGCACATCAACTGCTAA